Proteins encoded together in one Oncorhynchus mykiss isolate Arlee chromosome 7, USDA_OmykA_1.1, whole genome shotgun sequence window:
- the LOC118965241 gene encoding atypical chemokine receptor 3-like encodes MSLSVNELTELMEMWSELNFTGDNMSSHHVEALLCPAGFSHAAVLYTLSVLYIFIFLVGLAANTLVVWVNLRSERNRFETHLYILNLAVADLCVVATLPVWVSSLLQRGHWPFGEAVCKITHLVFSVNLFGSIFFLTCMSVDRYLSVALFGDGGNSRRKKVVRRVICILVWLLALAASVPDTYFLQAVKSTHSDATLCRPVYPTDNPREWMVGIQLSFIILGFAIPFPVIAVFYLLLASSIGNANPPGSSANSNQERRISRKIILTYIVVFLVCWLPYHGVLLVDTLSLLNVLPFSCRLENFLYVSLHLTQCFSLIHCCINPVIYNFINRNYRYDLMKAFIFKYSTKTGLAKLIDASHVSETEYLAVAAVENNV; translated from the exons ATGAGTCTGAGTGTGAACGAGCTGACGGAGCTGATGGAGATGTGGTCGGAGCTTAACTTCACAGGGGACAACATGTCATCCCACCACGTAGAGGCTCTGCTGTGCCCGGCTGGGTTCAGCCACGCGGCGGTGCTCTacaccctctctgtcctctacatcTTCATCTTCCTGGTGGGCCTGGCCGCCAACACCCTGGTGGTGTGGGTCAACCTCCGCTCAGAGAGGAACCGTTTTGAAACCCACCTGTACATCCTCAACCTGGCTGTGGCTGACCTCTGTGTGGTGGCTACTCTCCCAGTCTGGGTCAGCTCGCTGCTACAGCGCGGCCACTGGCCCTTCGGCGAGGCCGTCTGTAAgatcacccacctggtgttcaGCGTCAACCTCTTCGGGAGTATCTTCTTCCTCACCTGTATGAGCGTGGACCGCTACCTGTCCGTGGCGCTATTCGGAGACGGAGGGAACAGCCGCAGGAAGAAGGTGGTGCGGAGGGTGATCTGTATCCTGGTTTGGCTGCTGGCACTGGCCGCCTCCGTCCCAGACACTTACTTTCTCCAGGCGGTCAAGTCCACACACTCTGACGCCACCCTGTGCCGGCCCGTCTACCCCACTGACAACCCCCGAGAGTGGATGGTGGGCATCCAGCTTAGCTTCATCATCCTGGGCTTCGCCATCCCGTTCCCAGTCATCGCTGTCTTCTACCTGTTATTAGCAAGCTCCATTGGCAACGCCAACCCGCCCGGCTCCAGCGCCAACTCAAACCAGGAGCGCCGCATCAG CCGGAAGATCATCCTGACCTACATTGTGGTGTTCCTGGTCTGCTGGCTGCCCTACCACGGAGTCCTATTGGTCGACACTTTATCTCTCCTCAACGTCCTGCCCTTCAGCTGCAGGCTGGAGAACTTCCTGTATGTGTCCCTCCACCTGACCCAGTGCTTCAGCCTCATCCACTGCTGCATCAACCCCGTCATTTATAACTTCATCAACAGAAACTACCGTTACGACCTCATGAAGGCCTTCATCTTCAAGTATTCCACCAAGACGGGCCTGGCCAAGCTCATTGATGCATCACATGTGTCCGAGACAGAGTACTTGGCCGTGGCGGCGGTGGAGAATAACGTGTGA